In the genome of Cinclus cinclus chromosome 35, bCinCin1.1, whole genome shotgun sequence, one region contains:
- the LOC134055787 gene encoding LOW QUALITY PROTEIN: H-2 class II histocompatibility antigen, I-E beta chain-like (The sequence of the model RefSeq protein was modified relative to this genomic sequence to represent the inferred CDS: inserted 2 bases in 1 codon; substituted 1 base at 1 genomic stop codon), which translates to MGRVATAGAILVALGAPGLEAQSSGLFQGMVKSECYSISDTNRVRFVERNISKQEQFLHFSSHVGVYVGTSPLGQXLARYCNRDPEWMEYTRAAVHRHCRHNXELPRPFLVERRGERGAERVPSGPALGMTLEPLKTSLGIT; encoded by the exons ATGGGGCGTGTGGCCACAGCTGGGGCCatactggtggcactgggagccccagggctggaggcgCAGAGCTCTG GGCTGTTTCAGGGGATGGTTAAGTCCGAGTGCTACTCCATTAGCGACACCAACCGAGTGAGGTTCGTGGAGAGGAACATCTCCAAGCAGGAGCAGTTCCTGCACTTCAGCAGCCATGTGGGGGTGTACGTGGGGACATCTCCTTTGGGACA GCTTGCCAGGTACTGCAACAGGGACCCGGAATGGATGGAGTACACACGGGCTGCAGTGCACAGGCACTGCCGGCACAACTAGGAGCTGCCCAGACCGTTCCTCGTGGAGCGCAGAGGTGAGCGTGGGGCAGAGCGTGTCCCCTCAGGCCCTGCTCTGGGAATGACCCTGGAGCCCCTCAAAACCTCCCTGGGAATCACCTGA